From Ictidomys tridecemlineatus isolate mIctTri1 chromosome 2, mIctTri1.hap1, whole genome shotgun sequence, the proteins below share one genomic window:
- the Comp gene encoding cartilage oligomeric matrix protein — MAPGTACVLLLTLSALRVSGQGQIPLGGDLAPQMLRELQETNAALQDVRELLRQQVKEITFLKNTVMECDACGMQPARTPGLSVRPLSYCAAGSCFPGVACTETASGARCGPCPAGFTGNGSHCTDVNECNAHPCFPRVRCINTSPGFRCEACPPGYSGPTHEGVGLAFAKANKQVCTDINECETGQHNCVPNSVCINTRGSFQCGPCQPGFVGDQASGCQRRAQRFCPDGSPSPCHEKADCVLERDGSRSCVCAVGWAGNGLLCGRDTDLDGFPDEKLRCSESQCRKDNCVTVPNSGQEDVDRDGIGDACDPDADGDGIRNEEDNCPLVRNADQRNSDNDKWGDACDNCRSQKNDDQKDTDQDGRGDACDDDIDGDRIRNSADNCPRVPNSDQKDSDGDGVGDACDNCPQKDNPDQRDVDHDFVGDACDSDQDQDGDGHQDSRDNCPTVPNSAQQDSDHDGQGDACDDDDDNDGVPDSRDNCRLVPNPRQEDADRDGVGDACQGDFDADKVVDKIDVCPENAEVTLTDFRAFQTVVLDPEGDAQIDPNWVVLNQGMEIVQTMNSDPGLAVGYTAFNGVDFEGTFHVNTATDDDYAGFIFGYQDSSSFYVVMWKQMEQTYWQANPFRAVAEPGIQLKAVKSSTGPGEQLRNALWHTGDTESQVRLLWKDPRNVGWKDKTSYRWFLQHRPQVGYIRVRFYEGPELVADSNVVLDTTMRGGRLGVFCFSQENIIWANLRYRCNDTIPEDYETQRLQRA; from the exons GGATGCAGCCTGCGCGCACGCCGGGCCTGAGCGTGCGGCCCCTGTCCTACTGCGCGGCTGGCTCCTGCTTCCCTGGCGTGGCCTGCACTGAGACCGCGAGTGGCGCGCGCTGTGGCCCCTGCCCCGCGGGCTTCACCGGCAACGGTTCGCACTGCACCGACGTTAATGAG TGCAACGCCCACCCCTGCTTTCCCCGCGTCCGCTGCATCAACACCAGCCCCGGGTTCCGCTGCGAGGCTTGTCCCCCGGGGTACAGCGGCCCCACCCACGAAGGCGTGGGACTGGCCTTCGCCAAGGCCAACAAGCAG GTTTGCACGGATATTAATGAGTGCGAGACCGGACAGCATAACTGCGTTCCCAACTCGGTGTGCATCAACACCCGG GGCTCCTTCCAGTGTGGCCCTTGCCAGCCTGGCTTCGTGGGCGATCAGGCATCTGGCTGCCAGCGGCGCGCACAACGTTTCTGCCCTGACGGATCGCCCAGCCCTTGCCACGAAAAGGCTGACTGTGTCCTGGAGCGCGACGGCTCCCGGTCCTGCGTG TGTGCAGTCGGCTGGGCTGGCAACGGACTCCTCTGTGGCCGGGACACTGACCTGGACGGCTTCCCGGACGAAAAACTGCGCTGCTCCGAGAGCCAATGCCGCAAG GACAACTGCGTGACGGTGCCCAACTCAGGGCAGGAGGACGTGGATCGCGATGGCATAGGAGACGCCTGCGACCCTGATGCTGACGGTGACGGGATCCGCAACGAAGAG GACAACTGCCCCCTGGTGCGGAACGCAGACCAACGCAACTCTGACAACGATAAGTGGGGTGATGCGTGCGACAACTGCCGGTCCCAGAAGAATGACGACCAGAAGGACACAGACCAGGATGGTCGGGGCGACGCCTGCGACGACGACATCGATGGAGACA GGATCCGAAACTCAGCAGACAACTGTCCCAGGGTGCCCAACTCAGACCAGAAGGACAGTGACGGTGATGGTGTAGGGGACGCCTGTGATAACTGCCCTCAGAAGGACAACCCAGACCAG AGGGATGTGGACCATGATTTTGTAGGAGATGCTTGTGACAGCGACCAAGACCA GGATGGGGATGGACACCAAGACTCCCGGGACAACTGCCCCACAGTGCCCAACAGTGCCCAGCAAGATTCAGACCACGACGGTCAGGGTGACGCCTGTGATGACGATGATGACAACGATGGAGTCCCTGATAGTAGGGACAACTGTCGCCTGGTACCCAACCCACGCCAGGAGGATGCAGACA GGGACGGCGTGGGTGACGCGTGCCAGGGTGATTTCGACGCGGACAAGGTGGTAGACAAGATTGATGTGTGTCCGGAGAACGCCGAGGTCACCCTCACGGACTTCCGGGCCTTCCAGACTGTTGTGCTGGACCCCGAGGGGGATGCGCAAATTGACCCCAACTGGGTGGTGCTCAATCAG GGGATGGAGATCGTGCAGACCATGAACAGCGACCCAGGCCTGGCTGTGG GGTACACGGCCTTCAATGGCGTGGACTTCGAGGGCACCTTCCACGTGAACACAGCCACGGATGACGACTACGCGGGTTTCATCTTCGGTTACCAGGACAGCTCGAGTTTCTACGTGGTCATGTGGAAACAGATGGAACAAACTTACTGGCAGGCGAACCCCTTCCGCGCTGTGGCCGAGCCTGGCATCCAGCTCAAG GCTGTGAAGTCCTCCACGGGCCCCGGGGAGCAGTTACGGAACGCGTTGTGGCACACAGGGGACACAGAGTCCCAGGTGCGGCTGCTGTGGAAGGACCCTCGCAACGTGGGCTGGAAGGACAAGACGTCCTACCGCTGGTTCCTGCAGCACCGGCCTCAAGTGGGCTACATCAG GGTGAGGTTCTACGAGGGGCCCGAGCTGGTGGCTGACAGCAACGTGGTCTTGGATACAACCATGAGGGGCGGGCGCCTGGGGGTCTTCTGCTTCTCCCAGGAGAACATCATCTGGGCCAACCTGCGCTACCGCTGCAATG ACACCATCCCTGAAGACTATGAGACCCAGCGGCTGCAGCGGGCCTAG